A part of Patagioenas fasciata isolate bPatFas1 chromosome 28, bPatFas1.hap1, whole genome shotgun sequence genomic DNA contains:
- the PFDN5 gene encoding prefoldin subunit 5 isoform X1: MEGAEPRIMEGAAASSPPAGSSGRQGALRGAAGAARGGGQSGAAGAARGGGSEQSGAARRPKMAAQAVNVAELPLPQLELLKGQLDQEVEFLSSSIAQLKVVQTKYVEAKDCLNVLNKSNEGKDLLVPLTSSMYVPGKLSDVERVLIDIGTGYYVEKTADDARDFFKRKIDFLTKQMEKIQPALQEKHAMKQAVVEMMSQKIQQLTAPGAAQGATAKA; encoded by the exons ATGGAGGGTGCTGAACCCCGAATTATGGAGGGTGCTGCTGCTTCCTCCCCTCCCGCTGGGTCCtccggccgccagggggcgctgcgcgGCGCGGCGGGAGCAGCGAGAGGCGGAGGGCAGAGCGGCGCGGCGGGAGCAGCGAGAGGCGGAGGTTCAGAGCAgagcggcgcggcgcggcggcccaagatggcggcgcagGCGGTGAATGTGGCGGAGCTGCCGCTGCCGCAGCTGGAGCTGCTCAAGGGGCAGCTGGACCAG GAGGTGGAATTCCTCTCGTCCTCCATCGCTCAGCTCAAGGTGGTGCAGACCAAGTACGTGGAAGCCAAAGATTGTCTCAATGTCCTCAACAAGAGCAACGAGG GGAAGGACCTGCTGGTGCCGCTCACCAGCTCC atGTACGTCCCCGGGAAGCTCTCGGACGTCGAGCGCGTCCTGATCGACATCGGCACCGGTTACTACGTGGAGAAG ACAGCAGACGACGCCCGAGACTTTTTCAAGCGGAAAATCGACTTTCTGACCAAGCAGATGGAGAAGATCCAGCCGGCGCTGCAGGAGAAACACGCCATGAAGCAGG CCGTGGTGGAGATGATGAGCCAGAAGATCCAGCAGCTCACGGCGCCGGGAGCCGCACAAGGCGCCACCGCCAAGGCGTAG
- the PFDN5 gene encoding prefoldin subunit 5 isoform X2: MEGAEPRIMEGAAASSPPAGSSGRQGALRGAAGAARGGGQSGAAGAARGGGSEQSGAARRPKMAAQAVNVAELPLPQLELLKGQLDQLKVVQTKYVEAKDCLNVLNKSNEGKDLLVPLTSSMYVPGKLSDVERVLIDIGTGYYVEKTADDARDFFKRKIDFLTKQMEKIQPALQEKHAMKQAVVEMMSQKIQQLTAPGAAQGATAKA; encoded by the exons ATGGAGGGTGCTGAACCCCGAATTATGGAGGGTGCTGCTGCTTCCTCCCCTCCCGCTGGGTCCtccggccgccagggggcgctgcgcgGCGCGGCGGGAGCAGCGAGAGGCGGAGGGCAGAGCGGCGCGGCGGGAGCAGCGAGAGGCGGAGGTTCAGAGCAgagcggcgcggcgcggcggcccaagatggcggcgcagGCGGTGAATGTGGCGGAGCTGCCGCTGCCGCAGCTGGAGCTGCTCAAGGGGCAGCTGGACCAG CTCAAGGTGGTGCAGACCAAGTACGTGGAAGCCAAAGATTGTCTCAATGTCCTCAACAAGAGCAACGAGG GGAAGGACCTGCTGGTGCCGCTCACCAGCTCC atGTACGTCCCCGGGAAGCTCTCGGACGTCGAGCGCGTCCTGATCGACATCGGCACCGGTTACTACGTGGAGAAG ACAGCAGACGACGCCCGAGACTTTTTCAAGCGGAAAATCGACTTTCTGACCAAGCAGATGGAGAAGATCCAGCCGGCGCTGCAGGAGAAACACGCCATGAAGCAGG CCGTGGTGGAGATGATGAGCCAGAAGATCCAGCAGCTCACGGCGCCGGGAGCCGCACAAGGCGCCACCGCCAAGGCGTAG